One window from the genome of Acidihalobacter ferrooxydans encodes:
- the rnc gene encoding ribonuclease III — MPKETLHYSRLLPDSVRDSARLRLALTHRSAHPDKNNERLEFLGDAVLGLAVADWLYRNHPEWSEGDMSRIRSTLVNREALNAVGQRTGLIDHIHVSGSMTDEQSPISSRVVASAVEAVIGAVYLECGERQARDFVLAWLAPLLEAVPDDPEQAKDPKTRLQERLQMQHRKRPVYRTLLSPASGGNATGFLVECSSGTIKTVGFGATKRDAELAAASEMLSHAELA; from the coding sequence ATGCCGAAAGAAACCCTGCACTACAGCCGACTCCTGCCTGACAGCGTGCGCGATTCGGCACGCCTGCGCCTGGCGTTAACACATCGGTCTGCCCACCCGGATAAGAACAATGAACGGCTGGAATTTTTAGGTGACGCCGTGCTGGGTCTGGCGGTGGCCGATTGGTTATACCGGAATCACCCCGAGTGGTCCGAAGGGGACATGAGCCGAATACGCTCGACGCTGGTCAACCGGGAAGCGCTGAATGCAGTTGGACAACGAACCGGCCTTATCGACCACATCCATGTCAGCGGCTCCATGACCGATGAGCAGTCTCCGATCAGCAGCCGGGTGGTCGCATCGGCGGTCGAAGCGGTCATTGGCGCCGTGTATCTTGAATGCGGGGAGCGTCAGGCGAGAGACTTTGTCCTGGCATGGCTCGCGCCGCTGCTGGAGGCCGTCCCCGATGACCCGGAACAGGCCAAAGATCCGAAAACAAGGCTGCAGGAACGCCTGCAGATGCAGCACAGGAAACGCCCCGTCTATCGCACGCTGCTGTCTCCTGCATCGGGCGGGAATGCGACGGGGTTTCTCGTTGAATGTTCCTCCGGCACGATTAAAACCGTGGGATTCGGAGCCACGAAACGCGACGCTGAATTAGCGGCCGCGTCCGAGATGCTGTCTCATGCCGAGCTTGCATAA
- a CDS encoding CpaF family protein: MSDSTHIQPLAGTLSEALSIKPDEPLQVREAKRVLMGLLSPLHELFANDVTEIMINRHDDIWIEDRSGMRRVEQALTRAAVETAIVALGRLSGLDADANAPIVDARIGQHLRIGAVLEPAAVEGPTLCIRRHVPIEASLDLYGEAPARLSRKLLQDGVNILVAGPTGSGKTTYLNALLAGVPESERIVVIEDTPELHIKNPNRVRFETRGAADMSALLRETLRQRPDRIVLGELRGKEAYHLLQAFSTGHGGSFSTIHAGNPQAALLRLASLIGQAEEARSWPQSAIRAAIAATLGAVVCLRRKQVTDIALISGQNEQGDFVLEPVFEKAG, encoded by the coding sequence ATGAGCGATTCAACACACATTCAGCCTTTAGCCGGAACGTTATCGGAAGCATTGAGCATTAAGCCCGATGAGCCCTTGCAGGTCAGGGAGGCCAAGCGGGTACTCATGGGACTGCTGTCGCCCCTGCATGAGCTGTTCGCCAACGATGTCACCGAGATCATGATCAACCGGCATGACGACATCTGGATTGAAGACCGAAGCGGGATGCGCCGGGTCGAACAGGCACTGACGCGCGCTGCGGTGGAAACCGCGATTGTCGCCCTGGGGCGTCTGTCCGGGCTCGATGCCGACGCGAACGCGCCGATTGTTGATGCCAGAATCGGCCAGCACCTGCGTATCGGTGCCGTGCTGGAACCGGCCGCAGTGGAAGGCCCGACGCTGTGCATTCGTCGGCACGTACCCATCGAGGCAAGTCTTGATCTGTATGGAGAAGCGCCGGCGCGCTTGTCCCGAAAACTGCTGCAAGACGGCGTCAATATTCTGGTCGCCGGTCCAACCGGGTCAGGCAAGACCACCTATCTGAACGCATTGCTCGCCGGTGTCCCGGAGTCCGAACGCATTGTCGTGATTGAGGATACCCCTGAGCTGCATATCAAAAACCCGAACCGGGTCCGCTTCGAAACACGCGGGGCCGCTGACATGAGTGCCTTGCTGAGGGAGACGCTGCGGCAACGCCCCGACCGAATCGTGCTCGGTGAGCTGCGAGGCAAAGAGGCCTACCACCTGTTGCAAGCCTTCTCGACCGGCCACGGGGGGTCGTTCTCGACCATCCACGCAGGTAACCCGCAGGCTGCCTTGTTGCGTCTGGCGTCGTTGATCGGTCAAGCCGAAGAGGCGCGTTCCTGGCCGCAGTCGGCCATCCGCGCGGCCATTGCCGCCACGCTCGGGGCCGTGGTTTGTCTGCGGCGCAAGCAGGTGACCGATATTGCCCTGATCAGCGGCCAGAACGAGCAGGGCGACTTCGTGTTGGAGCCGGTTTTTGAAAAAGCCGGCTAA
- a CDS encoding TrbC/VirB2 family protein produces the protein MKLSTAYYTAGAWVMSRPWVVGVALLAVEGTAHASLFGSSGSSCGSSTVSVFGNFTGLVGSIAAFLNGGFGRAAVLIAIMIMGLFMMFGELKGVLGTGLKILMGGSLVLMATQWAGIFSGFGGTSGACQYIQGS, from the coding sequence ATGAAACTGAGCACAGCGTATTACACGGCAGGGGCCTGGGTGATGTCCCGACCATGGGTTGTCGGTGTTGCCTTACTGGCAGTCGAAGGCACCGCACATGCTTCCTTGTTCGGGAGCAGTGGTTCAAGCTGCGGTTCGTCGACCGTTTCCGTGTTCGGAAACTTTACCGGTCTGGTCGGTTCGATTGCCGCATTTTTGAACGGTGGCTTTGGTCGCGCCGCGGTGTTGATCGCCATCATGATTATGGGATTGTTCATGATGTTCGGTGAACTCAAGGGCGTGCTCGGTACCGGTCTCAAAATCCTGATGGGCGGTTCGCTCGTACTCATGGCAACCCAATGGGCCGGAATATTTTCTGGATTTGGTGGTACGTCGGGCGCCTGTCAGTACATTCAGGGGTCGTAA
- a CDS encoding VirB3 family type IV secretion system protein, translating to MAARKTPFRRAMIGGRTLWGVDYPLAVANMMFAAAFVAVGHLWWWIAVAVMIHGLLRMAYRADPDMFKVYIKYVKQGHQYEPAWHPDSKNPPPGGWA from the coding sequence ATGGCCGCACGCAAAACCCCGTTTCGCCGGGCGATGATCGGCGGGCGCACGTTGTGGGGCGTGGATTACCCGCTGGCCGTTGCCAACATGATGTTCGCCGCGGCGTTTGTGGCGGTCGGGCATTTGTGGTGGTGGATCGCCGTCGCGGTGATGATCCATGGCCTGCTGCGCATGGCATACCGCGCGGACCCGGATATGTTCAAGGTCTACATCAAGTACGTCAAACAAGGCCATCAGTACGAACCCGCTTGGCACCCGGACAGTAAAAATCCACCGCCCGGAGGCTGGGCGTGA
- a CDS encoding VirB4 family type IV secretion system protein translates to MISLAERKQALTASRSLSELLPWAVLLTPGVVLCKDGSLLAGFAYRGMDTEGRGEDAKAADAKMLERAVNSFGSRRIMMWWTVRRDRIGGWSGGQFSDPIAARIDQAARRAWDSQTHYINHRMVWILVAPPTPAETLVSRIMQHGASGVPGALLPWLRATFTGSASFENDARHLLARVNEAETLFERIPTLFPDAGFSRLFDRRLLGWLNALASPANPYHPVHVRAGIESLDTVLGENALDQSATAMRMSGGAGERYVGVLSIKNLPESWPEETWPGILDGVIDAADAECVFSLGVRFLDPQEARAFVKQRRQHMLNWRKGMSGYIKESLMNVQTDAVDSEMDVYAQQAGQALEDLARTSVAGHVNPTFYVRAATPQAMERALADASRALHVAGFQTLRERIHQISAWAGTLPGQWALPVRWVYASGASIADFAPIRGASSGSTSNRHLSKMLGSKQPPLATFPTLGREPYWLEHHLRDVGNGVIIGPIGTGKSVLGGWMALRFTQYPKSRVIIFDKDRSLYKLVLGCSGQYLGETGTIKINPFQGLASDEDWSWVKGFVADLLRPENGVLEQADINAVNTACQRLRSLDPTDQRLRSLTALLPARLSEKLSPWIGDGRYAGYFDYADDAMNLSALTGIAMDEVLRHRQAARAFMDLAFFRISRLLDGSPVYIHIEEAWFLIGGPQFEAKLDDWLRTLRKLNGTVVLSTQAVSELAASKSFPVIASIPNRFLLPNPDIRTQAEGYKAALGLNDEQIDIVAGAKPKGEVVLVREGTTRVLDVRIPPEGLALLRADAEANDVFARWRNSGADDWRIRYVEELSKG, encoded by the coding sequence GTGATCTCTCTGGCCGAGCGCAAACAGGCGTTGACCGCGAGCCGGTCGTTGTCTGAGCTGCTTCCCTGGGCGGTATTGCTAACCCCCGGGGTCGTGTTGTGCAAGGACGGTTCATTGCTGGCCGGGTTTGCCTATCGGGGCATGGATACCGAAGGGCGCGGCGAGGACGCCAAGGCCGCCGACGCGAAAATGCTAGAGCGCGCCGTAAACAGCTTCGGTTCACGGCGCATCATGATGTGGTGGACGGTGCGGCGGGACAGGATTGGCGGGTGGTCAGGCGGGCAATTCTCCGACCCCATAGCCGCCCGTATCGATCAGGCTGCACGCCGGGCATGGGATAGTCAAACCCATTACATCAATCATCGGATGGTGTGGATTCTCGTTGCACCGCCCACCCCCGCCGAAACGCTGGTGTCGCGCATTATGCAGCACGGCGCAAGCGGTGTTCCCGGTGCGTTATTGCCCTGGCTTCGGGCGACCTTTACCGGCAGCGCCTCGTTTGAAAACGATGCCAGGCATTTGCTCGCGCGGGTCAATGAGGCCGAGACGCTCTTTGAGCGAATTCCGACACTGTTTCCAGACGCCGGGTTCAGCCGTCTGTTTGACCGACGCCTGCTAGGCTGGCTCAATGCACTGGCCTCACCCGCGAACCCTTACCACCCGGTTCATGTACGCGCCGGTATCGAATCGCTGGATACGGTTCTCGGCGAAAACGCCTTGGATCAGTCCGCCACGGCCATGCGCATGAGTGGCGGCGCCGGTGAGCGCTACGTGGGGGTTTTGAGCATCAAGAACCTCCCGGAGTCCTGGCCGGAAGAAACCTGGCCGGGCATTCTCGATGGCGTGATCGATGCGGCCGATGCCGAATGCGTGTTTTCCCTGGGTGTGCGTTTTCTCGACCCGCAGGAGGCGCGCGCATTCGTTAAGCAACGCCGCCAGCACATGCTCAACTGGCGCAAAGGCATGTCGGGCTACATCAAGGAAAGCCTGATGAACGTGCAGACCGATGCCGTTGACAGCGAAATGGATGTGTACGCCCAACAGGCGGGGCAGGCGCTTGAGGATCTGGCGCGAACGTCGGTGGCCGGTCATGTCAACCCGACCTTTTATGTGCGTGCGGCGACCCCGCAGGCGATGGAGCGCGCGCTCGCGGATGCTTCAAGGGCACTGCATGTGGCGGGGTTCCAAACGCTGCGTGAACGCATTCATCAGATATCCGCCTGGGCCGGAACCCTGCCGGGACAATGGGCGCTGCCGGTTCGGTGGGTCTATGCATCCGGGGCATCCATCGCCGATTTTGCGCCGATACGCGGTGCATCGTCAGGGTCCACAAGCAATCGACACCTGAGCAAAATGCTGGGTTCCAAACAGCCGCCGTTGGCGACATTCCCTACGCTCGGACGCGAGCCCTACTGGCTGGAACATCACCTCCGAGATGTTGGCAACGGGGTCATTATCGGACCCATCGGTACGGGTAAGTCCGTGCTCGGCGGGTGGATGGCTTTGCGCTTTACGCAATATCCAAAGTCGCGGGTCATTATCTTTGACAAGGACCGCAGTCTGTACAAGCTGGTGCTCGGCTGCAGCGGTCAGTATCTGGGTGAGACGGGCACAATCAAAATCAATCCATTCCAGGGCCTTGCCAGCGATGAGGACTGGAGCTGGGTCAAGGGGTTTGTCGCCGACCTGCTGCGACCCGAGAACGGCGTGCTGGAACAAGCCGATATCAATGCCGTCAACACGGCGTGCCAGCGCCTGCGCTCGCTAGACCCGACGGATCAGCGGCTGCGCTCGTTGACCGCGTTATTGCCCGCTCGCCTTTCCGAGAAATTATCCCCCTGGATTGGCGACGGCCGGTACGCGGGCTACTTCGATTATGCCGACGATGCCATGAACCTGAGCGCACTGACCGGCATCGCGATGGACGAAGTGTTGCGCCACCGTCAGGCGGCCCGTGCGTTCATGGATTTGGCATTTTTCCGTATTTCGCGCCTGCTCGATGGCTCTCCGGTGTACATCCATATTGAAGAGGCGTGGTTTCTCATTGGGGGGCCCCAGTTCGAAGCCAAGCTCGACGACTGGCTGCGCACGCTGCGCAAACTCAACGGCACGGTCGTGCTGTCGACACAGGCCGTCAGCGAGCTGGCCGCTTCAAAATCGTTTCCCGTGATTGCCTCGATTCCAAACCGGTTCCTTTTACCTAACCCGGATATCCGCACGCAGGCGGAAGGGTACAAGGCCGCGCTGGGCCTGAACGATGAGCAGATAGACATCGTGGCCGGCGCAAAACCCAAGGGCGAGGTCGTGCTGGTTCGGGAAGGGACCACCCGCGTGCTGGACGTGCGCATTCCACCCGAAGGTCTGGCTCTGTTACGGGCCGATGCCGAAGCCAATGATGTGTTTGCACGCTGGCGCAACAGCGGCGCTGATGATTGGAGGATTCGCTATGTTGAAGAGCTATCAAAAGGGTAA
- a CDS encoding type IV secretion system protein, with protein MRRILATLGIGLMGLVASFPAWAGGSPVNNYTPAGIVSGLGTFLGNYESSFNQAGIAMAGLAVPYGFVMLKAFLVIAIMIYGIQMMFDVGGRTLEPSSFFMTMFWWATVFTIFTNYNWIATHVIGIMTELGQGLIGGGPFPNAAGLQTMALGFHIFTSAAGVISSTHGHWTWNLVHDLAELGSLYGSSFNFFVSLIPLTVVAGLIMAAGLVYTIFTFKFAFYLALALGLGPLFLPTLMFKWTRESFFDGWYQFTWTALMYKLAGPAVLSLAASFFIQPLNTVTQNNSVYSISASTGWVVVNWGHVFTSLVLSVLALWFMIGIDRIISTLAAGAAMPDGLGGYAQKLAVKSMTGGMG; from the coding sequence ATGCGCCGGATTCTTGCCACGCTGGGTATCGGGCTGATGGGCCTCGTCGCGTCGTTCCCGGCCTGGGCGGGTGGCAGCCCGGTCAACAATTACACGCCGGCCGGGATTGTCAGCGGACTGGGGACATTTCTTGGGAATTACGAGTCGAGCTTCAACCAGGCCGGCATAGCTATGGCCGGTCTGGCCGTGCCCTATGGGTTTGTGATGCTCAAGGCGTTTCTGGTCATTGCCATTATGATCTATGGCATCCAGATGATGTTTGATGTGGGGGGGCGAACTTTAGAGCCTTCCAGTTTCTTTATGACGATGTTCTGGTGGGCCACGGTCTTCACGATATTCACGAATTACAACTGGATTGCTACGCATGTGATCGGGATCATGACCGAGCTGGGGCAGGGGCTCATCGGCGGCGGCCCCTTCCCGAATGCGGCAGGCTTGCAAACGATGGCACTGGGATTTCATATCTTCACGTCAGCGGCGGGCGTTATTTCAAGCACGCATGGGCACTGGACCTGGAATCTGGTGCATGACCTGGCGGAACTTGGCTCTCTGTACGGGTCGAGCTTCAACTTCTTTGTCTCGCTGATCCCATTAACCGTTGTGGCCGGTTTAATTATGGCGGCCGGGTTGGTTTATACGATATTCACGTTCAAGTTCGCGTTCTATCTGGCGCTTGCGCTGGGCCTTGGCCCGCTCTTCTTGCCCACGCTGATGTTCAAGTGGACCCGGGAAAGCTTCTTTGACGGGTGGTATCAATTCACATGGACGGCGTTGATGTACAAGCTGGCCGGCCCGGCGGTGCTCTCATTGGCGGCCAGCTTTTTCATTCAGCCGCTCAATACCGTGACGCAAAACAATTCGGTGTATTCCATCAGCGCATCAACAGGCTGGGTGGTTGTGAACTGGGGGCACGTTTTCACCTCCCTGGTGCTGAGCGTACTGGCACTATGGTTCATGATCGGAATCGACCGGATTATTTCCACGTTAGCCGCGGGCGCCGCGATGCCAGACGGGTTGGGCGGTTATGCGCAAAAGCTTGCGGTTAAATCGATGACCGGCGGGATGGGATGA
- a CDS encoding type IV secretion system protein, with protein MQRDRFFIAMMGALAVALVEAGALVALIPLHKVEPYVIKVNTNGAIVSSGVAQSSVRPSTAQITYWVGQFAKNLYTIEPGQTRANVAQAYYLTQGAAVGQFSRFMEKHNPVRLLQANPALRVTVKIQGVSEIARNTVYVTGQVVNHLTGRRAALGMTVSYALAPPKTVSAAMNNPLGIHITNFVIQEG; from the coding sequence TTGCAGCGCGACCGCTTCTTTATCGCGATGATGGGCGCGCTGGCGGTCGCGCTTGTCGAGGCCGGGGCGCTGGTGGCTCTCATTCCGCTGCACAAGGTTGAGCCGTATGTGATCAAGGTCAATACCAACGGGGCCATTGTGTCATCCGGTGTCGCGCAGTCATCGGTTCGGCCCAGCACCGCGCAGATCACCTATTGGGTCGGGCAGTTCGCCAAAAACCTGTACACCATCGAGCCCGGCCAGACACGTGCAAACGTCGCTCAGGCGTATTACCTGACGCAGGGTGCGGCCGTGGGACAGTTCTCCCGCTTCATGGAAAAACATAACCCCGTGCGGTTGCTCCAAGCCAATCCTGCATTGCGGGTGACGGTCAAGATTCAGGGGGTTTCTGAGATTGCCCGGAATACGGTTTATGTCACCGGCCAGGTCGTCAACCACTTGACCGGTCGTCGCGCCGCGCTGGGCATGACGGTGAGTTATGCGCTGGCCCCGCCCAAGACGGTCAGCGCAGCGATGAACAATCCACTGGGCATTCATATCACCAACTTCGTCATTCAGGAAGGCTGA
- a CDS encoding TrbG/VirB9 family P-type conjugative transfer protein: MRITKTGLLLALMGAGIGVAHAAATAYPSALSARLVRFVYDPNQTYTIYTRPGMVTDIRIPEGSQLVGLVLGNTVQWITSGLGNSNNVFIKPVAPGLETSATLVTTKRTYQLMMVSRAKGPWYQQVKFNPSSSIALYNPQAAMSVASTPAKHTPKKPAPSTKNAFSNIPLSQMNFDWHVQGQAKFAPSKVFSTSNFVWMDIPSNAPAPVVFSRDTANAPWHIVNYNTKGSWIVVQGTPAQIRLLANGHQVVVSQGAQASNTSNAGQNNNDVFNPFGNRSHH, encoded by the coding sequence ATGCGTATTACGAAAACAGGACTACTACTGGCGCTCATGGGGGCCGGCATCGGCGTTGCGCATGCCGCCGCGACCGCTTACCCGTCGGCACTTTCAGCGCGTCTCGTGCGGTTTGTCTACGACCCCAATCAGACGTACACGATCTATACGCGGCCCGGCATGGTGACCGACATCCGGATTCCAGAGGGTAGTCAGCTGGTCGGTCTGGTGCTGGGTAATACGGTGCAGTGGATCACCAGTGGCCTGGGCAATTCAAACAATGTGTTTATCAAGCCAGTCGCGCCGGGCCTTGAAACGTCCGCTACGCTGGTGACGACAAAGCGCACGTATCAATTGATGATGGTCTCGCGCGCAAAAGGCCCGTGGTATCAGCAGGTCAAATTCAATCCGTCAAGCTCCATTGCACTGTACAACCCGCAGGCGGCGATGTCTGTGGCGTCGACGCCTGCAAAGCACACGCCAAAGAAGCCTGCGCCGTCCACGAAAAATGCTTTTTCGAATATCCCGTTAAGTCAGATGAATTTTGACTGGCATGTTCAGGGCCAGGCGAAATTCGCACCCAGCAAAGTCTTTTCGACGAGCAACTTTGTGTGGATGGATATACCGTCCAATGCGCCGGCGCCGGTCGTCTTCAGCCGAGACACTGCGAATGCGCCCTGGCATATCGTGAATTACAACACGAAGGGTTCGTGGATCGTGGTTCAGGGCACACCGGCGCAGATTCGCTTGCTGGCGAACGGGCATCAGGTTGTCGTGTCACAAGGCGCACAGGCCTCCAACACCTCGAATGCCGGGCAAAACAACAACGATGTTTTTAATCCGTTCGGTAACCGGAGCCACCACTGA
- a CDS encoding TrbI/VirB10 family protein → MLRPKNRRQEPPQPQDDDFRTGGGLPTRTLPILLAGFAIVVALIIALTGPRSTPAPTPVKRVQAPPQVQQKPSQSELQRLLGSLSGKQASSQDSKTAVPNPVQSLVPTPSALERHKANKGNVAASGLVALTGPGASSPAPTVTSASSTTPGNALPSAAALAKSLSGNNTSGLSALAALAAQKKASAADNAQHFLSSTQAQAGSGYGPVAHVLPKLKGAVLYPGVMLPATTITAVNTQLPGTVIAQVTNTVYGRNGRVAIPAGARLVGRYDTSITNGQTRILVAFQRLIFPDGREIVLGNSQATGGQGAAGVKGSVNNHFFTMLGSSLLVALIDQGVASIGPSQSVTSVTGTSASSPVQAGAQVFANGVNNVLSPYENMRPTAVIPAGTPINILVNKTIVMPEAHS, encoded by the coding sequence ATGTTGCGCCCAAAAAATCGGCGTCAAGAACCGCCGCAGCCACAGGACGATGATTTTCGCACAGGTGGTGGCTTGCCGACGCGAACCCTTCCCATACTGTTGGCCGGGTTCGCAATCGTCGTGGCACTGATTATCGCGCTGACCGGCCCGCGCAGCACACCCGCGCCAACTCCTGTCAAGCGGGTGCAGGCACCGCCGCAGGTTCAGCAAAAACCTTCGCAGTCAGAATTGCAGCGATTGCTCGGCAGTCTGTCCGGCAAACAGGCTTCATCTCAAGACAGCAAAACAGCCGTGCCCAATCCGGTTCAGTCGCTGGTGCCTACGCCGTCCGCACTTGAACGGCACAAGGCGAACAAAGGCAATGTCGCGGCAAGCGGATTGGTGGCGCTCACCGGGCCTGGCGCATCGTCTCCGGCGCCGACGGTTACGTCAGCTTCAAGCACCACCCCTGGAAACGCGCTACCCAGCGCGGCGGCGCTGGCGAAATCGTTGTCAGGCAATAACACGTCAGGGCTTTCCGCGCTGGCGGCGCTGGCGGCGCAAAAAAAGGCTTCTGCCGCAGACAATGCACAGCATTTTTTGTCCAGCACGCAGGCCCAGGCTGGAAGCGGTTACGGGCCTGTCGCGCATGTGCTCCCGAAACTCAAGGGTGCCGTGCTATACCCCGGCGTGATGTTGCCGGCCACCACGATCACGGCGGTCAATACACAACTGCCTGGTACGGTGATTGCGCAAGTCACTAACACCGTGTACGGCCGCAACGGGCGCGTCGCAATACCGGCTGGCGCGCGGCTGGTGGGGCGGTACGACACCTCGATTACGAATGGGCAGACACGCATCCTGGTTGCCTTTCAGCGCCTGATTTTCCCGGACGGCAGAGAAATCGTCCTGGGCAATTCACAGGCTACAGGCGGGCAAGGCGCGGCCGGCGTCAAGGGCAGCGTCAACAACCATTTCTTCACGATGCTCGGCTCAAGTTTGCTGGTTGCCTTGATCGATCAGGGCGTTGCAAGCATTGGCCCCAGCCAGTCGGTGACTTCGGTGACCGGGACATCTGCCAGTTCGCCGGTTCAAGCCGGCGCACAGGTGTTCGCCAACGGGGTGAACAACGTGTTGTCACCCTATGAAAACATGCGTCCAACCGCCGTCATTCCGGCAGGGACTCCCATCAACATTCTGGTCAATAAAACCATCGTCATGCCGGAGGCACATTCATGA
- a CDS encoding TcpQ domain-containing protein, with protein sequence MNLAPKILMSACAAATLAGCATARPPVMQPSPISGYTIGYRILNPAKGTSVAASVVSGENKTWISLPKGVTLLQANADGRPVTVQRQGPYWVAPTVATLWKLYTNAGPVEAMAPASVGVILAAEKQHKAEQPHYVWQTRTDHVAFTQGAALTHAGQQTLRHLAGVLNQAHKVDWVRVSGQTTPSGTVAENARIGAQRAAVVSDWLKAHGVSAVEDRGWVRGGDRKAALIVARYQTQMKPPVKVAAKPMPPVKVATKVAPPVKAIAKPSVTHAVTLSQKASHSLVFTTHPGDLLSQDMGAFLKAHGWSLVWRDHYDYALQYAAQFKAQTLTDLLQKVVQRYGIRIVLYKQNHVAVVEAGR encoded by the coding sequence ATGAACCTGGCTCCAAAAATCCTGATGTCTGCGTGCGCGGCAGCTACGCTGGCCGGTTGCGCCACCGCCCGGCCGCCCGTCATGCAGCCGAGTCCCATTAGCGGATACACCATCGGCTATCGCATCCTCAATCCAGCCAAAGGAACATCGGTTGCGGCCAGTGTTGTCAGCGGCGAAAACAAGACCTGGATATCGCTGCCCAAGGGCGTGACCCTGCTTCAGGCCAATGCCGACGGGCGCCCAGTCACGGTTCAGCGACAAGGTCCGTACTGGGTCGCGCCGACCGTGGCGACGCTCTGGAAGCTCTACACCAACGCCGGGCCGGTCGAGGCCATGGCGCCGGCATCGGTGGGCGTCATTCTCGCCGCTGAAAAACAGCACAAGGCCGAACAGCCGCATTATGTATGGCAGACGCGCACAGACCATGTGGCGTTCACTCAAGGCGCGGCGCTAACCCACGCAGGCCAGCAAACGCTCCGTCATTTGGCCGGCGTGCTGAATCAAGCCCACAAGGTTGATTGGGTGCGGGTCAGCGGTCAAACCACGCCGTCTGGAACGGTGGCCGAAAACGCCCGTATCGGTGCGCAGCGCGCGGCCGTGGTCAGCGACTGGCTCAAGGCGCACGGTGTTTCAGCGGTGGAGGATAGGGGCTGGGTGCGCGGCGGCGACCGCAAGGCGGCCTTGATCGTCGCACGCTATCAAACGCAGATGAAGCCGCCCGTCAAGGTGGCCGCCAAACCGATGCCCCCGGTGAAGGTGGCAACAAAGGTTGCGCCACCGGTCAAGGCAATCGCGAAACCGTCGGTTACCCATGCGGTCACGTTGTCTCAGAAAGCGTCGCACTCACTGGTGTTTACCACGCATCCGGGCGATTTGCTCTCGCAGGACATGGGCGCATTTCTCAAGGCACACGGCTGGTCGTTGGTCTGGCGTGATCACTACGACTACGCCCTGCAATATGCCGCTCAGTTCAAGGCGCAGACCCTGACGGATCTGCTGCAAAAAGTCGTGCAGCGCTATGGAATTCGCATCGTTTTGTACAAGCAAAATCATGTTGCCGTCGTGGAGGCCGGTCGATGA